Proteins encoded by one window of Halomonas sp. Bachu 37:
- a CDS encoding PLDc N-terminal domain-containing protein yields MGIEVGGLLGLIWLVIVVWAIIKVAKSSAGGVAKLLWILALLLFPLIGLIVWFLLGPKG; encoded by the coding sequence ATGGGCATTGAAGTAGGTGGTTTATTAGGCTTGATCTGGCTGGTAATCGTCGTCTGGGCCATCATCAAGGTAGCCAAGAGCTCGGCTGGCGGTGTCGCCAAGTTACTGTGGATTCTGGCATTGCTGCTTTTCCCTCTTATCGGGTTGATCGTATGGTTCCTGCTGGGCCCCAAGGGCTAG
- a CDS encoding retropepsin-like aspartic protease: protein MAKHGTRRSGLGMMLLFWVLLMAIGTWWLHGGWEELFRPNAQLISAVPDGEPVTLKRNRSGHFEAPGYINGEPVTFLLDTGATYVAVPGELADRLDLEPGRNAWFNTANGRVEGTLTQLEEVALGGMRVEQVQGSISPAMEGDTVLLGMSFLNHFAIEIAEGKMQLRIPEATALP, encoded by the coding sequence ATGGCTAAGCACGGAACGCGACGCAGTGGTCTGGGCATGATGCTGCTTTTCTGGGTACTGTTGATGGCGATCGGCACCTGGTGGCTGCACGGTGGGTGGGAGGAGTTGTTTCGGCCCAACGCGCAGTTGATCAGTGCGGTACCCGACGGAGAGCCGGTGACGCTGAAGCGCAATCGGTCGGGGCATTTCGAGGCACCGGGCTACATCAATGGCGAGCCCGTTACCTTCCTGCTGGATACCGGAGCCACCTATGTCGCGGTGCCCGGCGAGTTGGCGGATCGCCTGGACCTTGAGCCCGGGCGCAACGCCTGGTTCAACACCGCCAATGGCCGTGTCGAAGGCACCCTGACCCAACTGGAGGAAGTGGCGCTGGGCGGCATGCGGGTGGAGCAGGTTCAAGGGTCCATCAGCCCGGCGATGGAGGGGGATACGGTGTTGCTGGGTATGAGCTTTCTGAATCATTTCGCCATCGAGATCGCGGAAGGAAAAATGCAGTTGCGTATTCCCGAAGCCACTGCTTTGCCTTGA
- a CDS encoding MFS transporter: protein MRFPLSSSPRQHASRREIFGWAMFDFANQAYTLLIITVVFGELFTTVIVGERGDSYRWANFLWSLALALSYLLVVVTAPLCGAVMDYRAEKKRFLLISYLATVAATAMLYFVTPGYVVVGMVLIVVSNYAYSMGESFIAAFLPELGPPESLGKISGFGWALGYIGGLFAAGFTLIALGEATADNFERIRWVGPFAAGFFLIAAIPTFLWLKERGLAQPPGRSYRAIAQARIRTTLHELRYFKDLTTFLVSLLFSMAGVYIIIAFAFIYGAQVINWDESVRNIMFIIVQLTAAAGALGFGWIQDRWGAKKTYQLTLALWVAAILAIWATPELTAWLNRLLATHLQAQHVFLVVGCLAGLSLGSSQSASRALVGLFSPLEKSAEFFGFWGLANKLAGVFGIVLLGVLQTLVGLQASILLCAALFITAMVICMRVNQARGCLAAKQWEPH, encoded by the coding sequence GTGCGCTTCCCGTTATCTTCCTCGCCGCGGCAGCACGCCTCGCGCCGCGAAATCTTCGGTTGGGCGATGTTCGATTTCGCCAACCAGGCCTATACCCTGCTGATCATCACCGTGGTCTTTGGTGAGTTGTTCACCACCGTGATCGTCGGCGAGCGCGGCGACAGCTATCGTTGGGCCAATTTCCTGTGGAGCCTGGCCCTGGCGCTCAGCTATCTGCTGGTAGTGGTGACGGCGCCGCTGTGTGGCGCGGTAATGGATTATCGCGCCGAGAAGAAGCGCTTTCTACTGATCAGTTACCTGGCGACCGTCGCCGCCACGGCCATGCTGTACTTCGTGACCCCGGGATATGTCGTGGTGGGGATGGTGCTGATCGTGGTGTCGAACTATGCCTACTCCATGGGCGAGTCGTTCATTGCTGCTTTCCTGCCGGAACTGGGACCGCCGGAGTCGCTGGGCAAGATTTCCGGCTTCGGTTGGGCGTTGGGCTATATTGGCGGGCTCTTTGCCGCTGGTTTCACGCTGATAGCACTGGGTGAAGCCACGGCGGACAATTTCGAACGTATACGCTGGGTCGGGCCTTTCGCGGCGGGATTCTTTCTGATCGCGGCCATTCCCACTTTTCTATGGCTCAAGGAGCGGGGCCTGGCACAACCGCCGGGCCGTTCCTATCGTGCCATCGCCCAGGCGCGTATCCGTACCACCCTGCACGAGCTGCGCTATTTCAAGGATCTCACCACGTTTCTGGTCTCGCTGCTTTTCTCCATGGCGGGGGTGTACATCATTATCGCCTTCGCCTTCATTTATGGAGCCCAGGTGATCAACTGGGACGAGAGCGTACGCAATATCATGTTCATCATCGTCCAGCTCACGGCGGCGGCGGGCGCGCTGGGGTTCGGGTGGATACAGGACCGCTGGGGAGCGAAGAAGACCTACCAGCTGACATTGGCGTTGTGGGTCGCCGCAATCCTGGCGATCTGGGCGACCCCAGAGCTGACGGCCTGGCTCAACCGTCTGCTGGCGACTCATCTGCAGGCCCAGCATGTTTTCCTGGTGGTGGGCTGTTTGGCGGGACTGAGCCTGGGGTCCAGCCAATCGGCGAGCCGTGCGCTGGTGGGGTTGTTCTCGCCGCTGGAAAAATCCGCCGAGTTCTTCGGCTTCTGGGGCTTGGCCAACAAGCTGGCTGGGGTTTTTGGTATCGTCCTGCTGGGAGTTTTACAGACGCTGGTGGGGCTACAAGCGTCTATTCTGTTATGTGCGGCCCTGTTCATCACGGCGATGGTGATTTGCATGCGGGTGAATCAAGCACGGGGCTGCCTGGCGGCAAAGCAATGGGAACCGCACTGA
- a CDS encoding BCCT family transporter, giving the protein MANHGGRTVFWASAVIIFALVIIGSLFPEGFGSAAQAALNTVTHLFGWFYLLSVFGFVIFLVALALSKHGKVRLGPQDSTPSYTFFSWISMLLAAGFGVGLVFYGMAEPMIHYIEPPYGDVESESADSARYAIQYAYFNWGIHQWAAFALVGLIIAYFQFRKGQAGLVSSVLSSVTAKSPRLRPYASWLDVFAVVATVMGVATSLGLGVLQMNGGLNAVFGMPENGWWQFVILFVMFCAYMASTWSGLDKGIKRLSNLNMLLCIGLMLYVLVTGPTIAILETITLGIGDYLQNFVGMSLRISPYDGNDWGGGWTIFYWAWVIAWSPFVGTFVARVSRGRTIKEYVFGVLLVPPLLACLWIGVFGGAAINLELGVGDVGLAAATQENITVALFEMFELMPFSGVLSVVAMMLIFVFLVTSADSASYIVAQMTDNGSINPPLYKRIIWGVLIAAICFTLIVAGGLSGLQSAAVLSALPFTFILYMMVIVLVRELRSDRKAMLTQLYRRHGETPVGADAFEAEQLGEEERLRRAPNVINRRINRREGG; this is encoded by the coding sequence ATGGCAAATCATGGAGGCAGAACAGTTTTCTGGGCGTCTGCGGTGATTATCTTCGCCTTGGTAATAATTGGTTCGTTATTTCCCGAGGGGTTCGGTAGCGCGGCTCAGGCGGCGCTCAATACGGTAACGCATCTGTTTGGCTGGTTTTATCTTCTTTCCGTTTTCGGTTTCGTCATCTTCCTGGTAGCCCTGGCGCTGAGCAAGCATGGCAAGGTGCGCCTCGGACCCCAGGACAGCACACCCAGCTACACTTTCTTCTCGTGGATCAGCATGCTGCTGGCCGCCGGTTTCGGTGTCGGGCTGGTGTTCTACGGCATGGCGGAACCGATGATCCACTATATCGAGCCACCCTACGGCGATGTGGAGTCGGAAAGCGCGGATTCCGCCCGCTACGCTATCCAGTACGCCTATTTCAATTGGGGGATTCACCAGTGGGCCGCCTTTGCGCTGGTCGGGCTGATCATCGCTTACTTTCAGTTCCGCAAGGGACAGGCGGGACTGGTCTCTTCGGTTCTCTCCTCGGTGACCGCCAAATCTCCCCGCCTTCGTCCGTATGCCTCCTGGCTGGATGTGTTTGCGGTCGTGGCCACGGTCATGGGGGTGGCCACTTCGCTGGGGCTGGGCGTACTGCAGATGAACGGCGGCTTGAATGCGGTCTTCGGCATGCCCGAGAACGGCTGGTGGCAGTTCGTCATCCTGTTCGTGATGTTCTGTGCCTACATGGCCTCGACCTGGTCGGGGCTGGACAAGGGCATCAAGCGCCTGTCCAATCTCAACATGTTGTTATGCATCGGCCTGATGCTGTATGTATTGGTGACCGGGCCGACGATCGCGATACTGGAGACGATCACGCTGGGTATCGGCGACTACCTGCAGAATTTCGTCGGCATGAGTTTGCGTATCTCACCCTATGACGGCAACGACTGGGGCGGCGGCTGGACGATCTTCTACTGGGCGTGGGTGATTGCCTGGTCGCCCTTCGTCGGGACCTTCGTGGCGCGCGTGTCTCGTGGACGCACGATCAAGGAGTATGTGTTCGGGGTTCTGCTGGTGCCGCCGCTGTTGGCCTGTCTGTGGATCGGGGTATTCGGCGGTGCCGCCATCAACCTGGAGCTGGGCGTTGGCGATGTGGGCCTGGCTGCCGCCACGCAGGAAAATATTACCGTCGCCCTGTTCGAGATGTTCGAGCTCATGCCTTTCTCCGGCGTGCTCTCGGTGGTAGCGATGATGCTGATCTTTGTCTTTCTGGTCACATCGGCGGATTCGGCCTCCTATATCGTGGCGCAAATGACGGATAATGGCTCGATCAACCCGCCGCTCTACAAGCGCATCATCTGGGGCGTGCTGATCGCGGCAATCTGTTTCACTCTGATTGTGGCCGGGGGGCTGTCCGGTCTGCAGTCGGCTGCCGTGCTGTCGGCGTTGCCGTTCACCTTCATCCTGTACATGATGGTGATCGTGCTGGTGCGGGAGTTGCGCTCCGATCGCAAGGCGATGCTGACCCAGTTGTATCGTCGCCACGGGGAAACGCCGGTGGGTGCCGACGCCTTCGAAGCAGAACAACTGGGCGAGGAGGAGCGCCTGCGCCGGGCACCGAACGTGATCAATCGTCGAATCAATCGACGCGAGGGAGGCTGA
- a CDS encoding AEC family transporter translates to MTGQILATLLPVFLIAGSGALYGHWRTPDIRSLNTLNMELFVPLLVFAVLADRQAPLADYIWLAVAAAAVVLGSGLLLWPVVKWLKLDAKVFLPPMMFNNAGNMGVPLLVLAFGPEALPAAVVVFIVEMLLHFSVGLYMLNPRTSLWRMLRMPIVLASVVGLGVNFSGMPLPGWLLEAMHMLGGVCIPLMLFALGVRLLEIDFSDWRTGLLGALLCPLSGLVIALPLLLILPLNPLQVAVLLVFAALPPAVLNYLVAEQYRLQPHKVASVVLIGNLGSLVVMPLTLVVVFTWVYAPV, encoded by the coding sequence ATGACAGGGCAGATTCTTGCCACGCTGTTGCCGGTGTTTCTGATTGCCGGTAGCGGGGCGCTTTACGGCCATTGGCGCACCCCGGATATTCGTAGCCTCAACACACTCAACATGGAGCTTTTCGTTCCGCTTCTGGTGTTTGCCGTGTTGGCGGACCGTCAGGCGCCGTTGGCGGATTATATCTGGCTCGCCGTTGCGGCAGCCGCCGTGGTGCTGGGGTCTGGCCTGCTGCTGTGGCCAGTGGTGAAGTGGCTGAAGCTGGACGCCAAGGTATTCCTGCCACCGATGATGTTCAACAACGCCGGCAACATGGGCGTGCCGCTGCTGGTCCTGGCTTTCGGCCCGGAGGCGCTGCCCGCCGCCGTGGTGGTGTTCATCGTCGAGATGCTGCTGCACTTCTCCGTGGGGCTTTACATGCTCAACCCGCGCACGTCGCTGTGGCGTATGCTGCGCATGCCCATCGTGCTGGCGAGCGTGGTGGGGCTGGGGGTCAATTTCAGCGGCATGCCGCTGCCCGGCTGGCTGTTGGAGGCCATGCACATGCTCGGGGGAGTATGCATTCCGCTGATGCTGTTCGCCCTCGGGGTGAGGCTGCTGGAAATCGACTTCAGCGACTGGCGCACGGGCCTGCTGGGGGCGCTGTTGTGCCCGTTATCCGGTCTGGTCATCGCCTTGCCATTGCTACTGATTTTGCCCTTGAACCCGCTCCAGGTCGCGGTGCTGCTGGTGTTTGCCGCTCTGCCGCCGGCGGTGCTCAACTATCTGGTGGCCGAACAGTATCGTCTGCAGCCCCACAAGGTGGCGTCCGTGGTGCTGATCGGTAACTTGGGGAGTCTGGTGGTAATGCCGCTGACCCTGGTCGTGGTCTTCACCTGGGTCTATGCCCCGGTATGA
- the glnE gene encoding bifunctional [glutamate--ammonia ligase]-adenylyl-L-tyrosine phosphorylase/[glutamate--ammonia-ligase] adenylyltransferase — MDFPDDFLPLEDIPAALEHPLAQAWQRVREGLEQADNVAQMTRQDAPSESWQALSVDRRRALARVLAISTFAVDTLARYPTWLGELDAGGELDAAPERDTLQQWLDEALDGVDEEAAMHAAIRRFRRARMFAIVWRDLNRPGESEPHEHPREAMWSTAAAVSHLAEVCLEAALGWLEAHLAPRWGHPAERADGSPQRLVVLGMGKLGAGELNLSSDIDLIFAFAEKGETQGGRKALEHQEYFTKIGQRLIAALDAVTADGFAFRVDMRLRPLGDGGPLVGSFAMLSSYYQDQGREWERYAMLKARPVAGDIDAGYELLAGLKPFVYRKYLDFGAIESLRELKAMINREVRRKGMQSNIKLGPGGIREVEFVVQAFQLIRGGRDTELQVASLKTALQRLPALGLLPGEVVDELLPDYAFLRDLEHAIQALEDRQTQTLPADYTDRERVALAMGHEDWPALMAELDEVRERVRRHFDAVIADPEEELDEPETVGDGLSLEQWRLLWRTELEEDEAQALLEQAGFADPDKALKRLRGLYHSRQVQSMQRIGFERLDALMPLLLGALADHASPDRALARVQPLIEAVLRRTAYLALLRENPHTLEHLLELCSASPWIAEQLARYPLLLDELLTPETLYTPADKERLADELRQALGRIPEDDEEAQLEALRVFKHAQMLHVAASDIAGTRHLMKVSDYLTYIAEVILDAVLAMAWKHVTRKHGVPEGMEADAAPAFLIVGYGKLGGIELGYGSDLDLVFLHDSAGKGSTNGPRPIDTPVFFTRLGQRIIHLLTAVTPAGSLYEVDMRLRPSGNSGLLVTSLESFADYQEHHAWTWEHQALVRARVVAGEAGLAERFNTIRGDILARPRDVAELREDVIKMRRKMREHLASKPGEEMFDLKQDPGGMVDIEFLCQYAVLALAHETPALITYSDNIRILENLAAGGHLPAEEAERLRDAYLAYRSTTHRAALIGEPAKGRKEEFETHRQAVIALWKRFLEAGESTQQQG, encoded by the coding sequence ATGGATTTTCCCGACGATTTTCTGCCGTTGGAAGATATTCCCGCTGCACTCGAGCACCCGCTTGCCCAGGCCTGGCAGCGGGTCCGCGAAGGCCTGGAGCAAGCGGATAACGTGGCCCAGATGACCCGGCAGGATGCCCCTTCGGAGAGCTGGCAGGCGCTGTCCGTGGATCGTCGCCGGGCGTTGGCGCGGGTGCTGGCAATCTCGACCTTCGCCGTGGACACACTGGCGCGCTACCCGACCTGGCTTGGCGAGCTGGATGCCGGCGGGGAGCTGGATGCAGCACCCGAGCGGGACACCTTGCAGCAGTGGCTCGATGAAGCCCTTGACGGCGTGGACGAGGAGGCGGCGATGCACGCCGCGATTCGCCGCTTTCGCCGCGCCCGCATGTTCGCCATCGTCTGGCGCGATCTCAATCGTCCTGGCGAGAGCGAGCCACACGAGCATCCACGCGAGGCCATGTGGAGCACCGCCGCTGCCGTATCGCACTTGGCGGAAGTGTGCCTGGAGGCGGCCCTGGGCTGGCTTGAAGCGCATCTGGCGCCACGCTGGGGTCATCCCGCCGAACGGGCGGATGGTTCACCGCAACGGCTGGTGGTGCTGGGCATGGGCAAGCTGGGCGCCGGCGAGCTGAATCTCTCCTCGGACATCGACCTGATCTTCGCCTTTGCCGAGAAGGGCGAAACCCAGGGCGGGCGCAAGGCGCTGGAGCACCAGGAATACTTCACCAAGATCGGCCAGCGCCTGATTGCCGCCCTCGATGCCGTCACCGCCGACGGTTTCGCCTTTCGCGTCGACATGCGCCTGCGCCCATTGGGCGATGGCGGCCCGCTGGTGGGCAGCTTCGCCATGCTGTCGAGCTACTACCAGGACCAGGGCCGCGAGTGGGAGCGTTACGCCATGCTCAAGGCGCGCCCGGTTGCCGGCGACATCGACGCCGGCTACGAGCTGCTGGCCGGCCTGAAGCCGTTCGTCTATCGCAAGTACCTGGATTTCGGCGCCATCGAATCCCTGCGTGAACTCAAGGCGATGATCAACCGCGAAGTGCGACGCAAGGGCATGCAGAGCAACATCAAGCTGGGGCCGGGCGGCATCCGTGAAGTGGAATTCGTGGTCCAGGCCTTCCAGCTGATTCGTGGCGGCCGCGATACCGAGCTGCAGGTCGCCTCGCTCAAGACTGCCCTGCAACGCTTGCCGGCGCTGGGCCTGCTGCCCGGTGAAGTGGTCGACGAACTGCTGCCGGATTACGCCTTTCTGCGCGATCTGGAGCACGCCATCCAGGCGCTGGAGGACCGCCAGACTCAGACGCTGCCGGCCGACTATACCGACCGCGAGCGGGTCGCCCTGGCGATGGGCCATGAGGATTGGCCTGCCCTGATGGCGGAGCTGGACGAAGTTCGCGAGCGGGTACGCCGCCACTTCGACGCGGTGATCGCAGACCCCGAGGAGGAGCTCGACGAACCCGAGACGGTGGGCGATGGCTTGAGCCTGGAGCAGTGGCGCCTGCTGTGGCGCACCGAGCTAGAAGAGGACGAAGCGCAGGCGCTGCTCGAGCAAGCGGGATTCGCCGACCCCGACAAGGCGCTCAAGCGCCTGCGCGGGCTCTACCACTCGCGCCAGGTACAGAGCATGCAACGGATCGGCTTCGAGCGGCTGGATGCGCTTATGCCGCTGCTGCTGGGAGCGCTTGCCGACCACGCCAGCCCGGACAGGGCGCTGGCCCGGGTCCAACCGCTGATCGAAGCGGTGCTGCGGCGTACGGCATATCTGGCGCTGCTGCGGGAAAATCCCCATACCCTCGAACACTTGCTTGAACTTTGCAGTGCCAGCCCCTGGATCGCCGAGCAGCTGGCGCGGTATCCGCTGCTGCTGGATGAATTGCTCACCCCCGAAACCCTGTATACCCCGGCGGACAAGGAGCGCCTGGCCGACGAGCTGCGCCAGGCGCTGGGGCGTATTCCCGAGGACGACGAGGAAGCCCAGCTTGAAGCCTTGCGTGTATTCAAGCACGCCCAGATGCTCCATGTGGCGGCCTCCGATATCGCCGGGACCCGCCATTTGATGAAGGTCAGCGACTACCTGACCTATATTGCCGAAGTGATACTGGACGCGGTGCTGGCGATGGCCTGGAAGCACGTCACGCGCAAGCACGGCGTGCCGGAAGGCATGGAGGCAGACGCTGCACCGGCTTTTCTTATCGTGGGTTACGGCAAGCTTGGCGGAATCGAGCTGGGTTACGGCTCGGACCTCGATCTGGTGTTCCTGCACGACAGCGCCGGCAAGGGCAGTACCAACGGGCCCCGGCCTATCGATACGCCGGTCTTCTTCACCCGGCTAGGCCAGCGAATCATCCACCTGCTGACCGCCGTCACTCCAGCCGGCAGCCTCTACGAAGTGGACATGCGCTTGCGCCCCTCGGGCAATTCGGGGTTGCTGGTCACATCCCTTGAGTCGTTTGCCGATTATCAGGAACACCATGCCTGGACCTGGGAGCACCAGGCGCTGGTGCGCGCCCGGGTGGTGGCGGGGGAGGCCGGGCTGGCCGAACGCTTCAATACCATTCGCGGCGATATCCTGGCCCGGCCCCGGGATGTCGCAGAGCTGCGCGAAGACGTGATCAAGATGCGCCGCAAGATGCGCGAGCACCTGGCGAGTAAACCCGGTGAAGAGATGTTCGACCTCAAGCAGGACCCTGGTGGCATGGTCGATATCGAGTTTCTGTGCCAATACGCGGTGCTGGCGCTGGCCCACGAAACCCCGGCCCTGATAACCTATAGCGACAATATTAGAATTCTCGAAAATCTGGCCGCCGGCGGCCATTTGCCTGCCGAGGAGGCCGAGCGCCTGCGTGACGCCTATCTCGCCTATCGCAGCACTACGCACCGTGCGGCACTCATCGGCGAGCCGGCCAAGGGCAGGAAAGAGGAGTTCGAGACGCATCGCCAAGCTGTCATCGCGCTATGGAAACGCTTCCTGGAAGCGGGAGAGAGCACTCAACAACAAGGATAG
- a CDS encoding diacylglycerol kinase, giving the protein MKASDTGWRHLLNSTRYSLKGLRSAFRHETAFRQEVGVSLVLLPLAWWVGDEPLEWIVLIGSWLLVMITELLNSAIECVVDRIGAEHHELSGRAKDISSAAVMLSLVVVAVTWGLLLGQKFIG; this is encoded by the coding sequence ATGAAAGCAAGCGATACCGGCTGGCGACATCTGCTGAATTCCACGCGTTATTCGCTCAAGGGGTTGCGCTCGGCGTTTCGTCACGAGACGGCGTTTCGTCAGGAAGTGGGTGTCTCGCTGGTATTGCTGCCGCTGGCCTGGTGGGTGGGCGATGAGCCGCTGGAGTGGATCGTGCTGATCGGCAGCTGGCTGCTGGTAATGATTACCGAATTGCTCAATAGTGCCATCGAGTGCGTGGTGGACCGGATCGGGGCCGAGCATCATGAGCTTTCCGGGCGCGCCAAGGACATCAGCTCCGCTGCCGTCATGCTGTCGCTGGTGGTAGTGGCGGTGACATGGGGGCTGCTGCTGGGCCAGAAGTTTATCGGCTGA
- the dacB gene encoding D-alanyl-D-alanine carboxypeptidase/D-alanyl-D-alanine-endopeptidase yields the protein MQGKKVTTRRYRQLPKRLCGWLGVAALLFSGSVQADFARLSQLGDKGFLISAEARLLGSGGPELTLGAIEPNRQLSPASVTKAYLSAAALERFGPQHRFTSRLLSTAPVDAQGVVQGDLIFEGGGDPALTSEDLWRLVQRLQQAGVREITGGLVVSQWRFGPVSCITTDRCQAQTRVANSYSALLSSAGVNYGNWCVNVAPGAAPGEPARVTNCDSPMELSRVDNRVVTRPANSGTEISAERVTDESGDVMVLSGQISTNAQARDIYRAASDPAQQTAQTLSAMLDQAGITQREPARTTTTQPPAGAVVLAAVDGKPLQELLLRTMNYSNNFMADTLALSLVETPRAELRQAGRALEGFAETLPGHGPVELHSGSGLTTENRTSAHGVNVMLESMFHEGPLFPSFVATFQSPANGVMRFIRRGSETFQNNVMLKTGTLNQPVAVRAVGGYFRTVSGRWGVFSVLVNGTTSTPYLNWTQVLEPLAHDLESFIVAH from the coding sequence ATGCAAGGCAAGAAAGTGACGACACGGCGCTACCGGCAGCTACCCAAACGCCTGTGCGGCTGGCTGGGTGTGGCAGCGCTGCTGTTCAGTGGCAGTGTCCAGGCGGACTTCGCCCGTCTGAGCCAGCTCGGCGACAAGGGCTTTCTGATCAGCGCCGAAGCCCGCCTGCTGGGCAGCGGCGGCCCGGAGCTTACGCTGGGCGCCATCGAGCCGAACCGGCAGCTTTCGCCGGCGTCGGTCACCAAGGCATACCTCTCGGCTGCGGCCCTGGAGCGTTTCGGCCCCCAGCACCGCTTTACCTCGCGCCTGCTGAGCACGGCACCGGTCGATGCCCAGGGAGTGGTGCAGGGCGATTTGATCTTCGAGGGCGGAGGCGATCCTGCTCTCACCAGCGAAGACTTGTGGCGCCTGGTGCAGCGTCTGCAGCAAGCCGGAGTGCGCGAAATCACCGGTGGCCTGGTGGTAAGCCAGTGGCGTTTCGGCCCGGTATCCTGCATCACCACGGACCGCTGCCAGGCACAAACCCGAGTGGCCAACTCCTATAGTGCGCTGCTCTCTTCCGCCGGGGTCAATTATGGTAACTGGTGCGTCAATGTGGCGCCGGGAGCCGCGCCCGGAGAGCCGGCGCGAGTGACCAACTGCGATAGCCCCATGGAACTGAGCCGCGTCGATAATCGCGTGGTGACCCGGCCGGCCAACAGCGGTACCGAAATCAGCGCGGAACGCGTCACCGACGAGAGTGGTGATGTCATGGTACTGAGTGGTCAGATCTCCACCAATGCTCAGGCGCGGGATATCTACCGTGCCGCCAGCGACCCGGCGCAGCAGACCGCGCAGACGCTCTCCGCGATGCTCGACCAGGCCGGGATCACCCAACGCGAACCGGCACGAACCACGACCACCCAGCCCCCGGCAGGAGCCGTCGTTCTGGCGGCGGTGGATGGCAAACCGCTGCAGGAACTGTTGCTGCGAACCATGAACTACTCGAATAATTTCATGGCGGATACGCTGGCGCTTTCGCTGGTGGAAACGCCGCGTGCGGAGTTGCGCCAGGCCGGAAGGGCCCTGGAAGGGTTCGCTGAAACGCTACCGGGTCACGGTCCGGTCGAGCTGCATAGTGGCAGTGGACTGACGACGGAAAATCGCACCTCGGCGCATGGGGTCAACGTCATGCTGGAGTCGATGTTTCACGAGGGGCCGCTGTTTCCCAGTTTTGTCGCCACCTTCCAGTCGCCCGCCAATGGCGTGATGCGCTTCATTCGCCGCGGCTCCGAGACCTTTCAGAACAACGTTATGCTCAAGACCGGTACCTTGAATCAACCGGTGGCGGTACGTGCAGTGGGAGGTTACTTTCGCACTGTCAGCGGGCGTTGGGGCGTGTTCAGTGTGCTGGTCAACGGCACCACGAGCACTCCCTATCTCAACTGGACGCAGGTGCTGGAGCCGCTGGCCCATGATCTGGAAAGCTTTATCGTGGCGCATTGA
- a CDS encoding methyltransferase domain-containing protein, whose translation MQRKSRHVTSNQTGPHQDLERRVERALAHPLRKPIADHTRAAFTAACVWYAKQGPAPLILDSGCGVGLSTRLLAQQFPGHAVIGVDRSETRLGRDHGELPANALLVRADLVDFWRLAHQAGWVLARHYLLYPNPYPKAAHLKMRWHGHPVLPTLLALKGRLELRTNWKLYGEEFARAVALVTGRDAQVQPWEPQPPYLTPFEAKYAQSDQALWRLVVALSEGIEPGPHDGNEQDA comes from the coding sequence ATGCAACGTAAATCGCGCCATGTAACATCGAATCAGACCGGTCCCCATCAGGACCTGGAACGCCGGGTCGAGCGTGCCTTGGCGCACCCGCTGCGCAAGCCGATCGCCGACCATACCCGTGCCGCTTTCACGGCGGCATGCGTCTGGTATGCCAAGCAGGGACCGGCGCCGCTGATCCTGGATTCGGGGTGTGGCGTGGGTCTCTCCACCCGCCTGCTCGCTCAGCAGTTTCCTGGGCATGCGGTAATCGGGGTCGATCGTAGCGAGACCCGGCTGGGACGCGACCACGGGGAGCTACCCGCCAATGCCCTGCTGGTCCGCGCCGATCTGGTGGACTTCTGGCGGCTGGCGCATCAGGCTGGGTGGGTATTGGCGCGTCATTACCTGCTCTATCCCAATCCTTATCCCAAGGCAGCGCATCTGAAGATGCGCTGGCATGGTCATCCCGTGCTGCCGACGTTGTTGGCTCTAAAAGGGCGACTGGAGCTGCGCACCAACTGGAAACTTTACGGCGAGGAGTTCGCCCGGGCGGTGGCACTGGTTACCGGGCGTGACGCGCAAGTTCAGCCCTGGGAGCCGCAACCGCCATACCTGACGCCGTTCGAAGCCAAGTATGCGCAAAGCGACCAGGCGCTATGGCGGCTGGTGGTAGCACTGAGTGAAGGTATCGAGCCGGGGCCGCATGACGGGAACGAGCAGGACGCATGA